AAGAATGGTGCTTGTGGTGGCAGAGGGCATGGAATGGGGAACCAGGCATCTCCAACTTCTTCTGCCTTTCCCTACAGGAATGGGATGCTGGGCCCGGGAGGTGCTGGTCCCTGAGGGGCCCTTGTACCGCGTGACTGGAACAGCTGTCTCCATCTCCTGCAACGTGACCGGCTACGAGGGACCTGCCCAGCAGAACTTCGAGTGGTTCCTGTATAGGCCTGAGGCCCCAGATACTGCACTGGGCATTGTCAGTACCAAGGATACCCAGTTCTCCTATGCTATCTTCAAGTCCCGAGTGGTGGCGGGTGAGGTGCAGGTGCAGCGCCTACAAGGTGATGCTGTGGTGCTCAAGATTGCCCGCCTGCAGGCCCAGGATGCTGGCATTTATGAGTGCCACACCCCCTCCACTGATACCCGCTACCTGGGCAGCTACAGCGGCAAGGTGGAGCTGAGAGGTACTGGGCCCTGGGATGGGGTGGGGCCACACACCCTCTCAAGGCAGAAAGTCAAAGCCACAAGTGACCTATCTAACTGCCCCTTAGGTTTTGTAGCCAAGGAACTTGAGGcccaaagaggttaagtgacttgcacAAAGTCGCCCAATAACTCAGTGACTGATATGGGACTCAAACCCAGATTGCCTCACCCAGGCCAGTGCTTGTCTTATCATATCAAGACCCCTCCTGGGAGAAGAAGGGTCCTTAAGTTGTCCATTCCCCTTTCCATTCCCAAGAACGAGGAAGACTATTGGGTTGAATAGACTCTACTCCTGGACAGTACAGGACCCAGATCTGGCAAAGAGAGTAGAGTTAGGGAAGGAGTGAGACCGTGTGACATTCTCACtaagtttctttgtgttctgagaaggAAGACAGAACCACTTTTCTCAGTATTTCAAAGAGGGGTCAGTCTCGAACATAGAACCAACATGGGCTGGTTCTATgaaattcaacaagtatttattgagtgcctgtgcTGTGCCCAGTACTGCACTTGGCACCACTGAGTTACGGAGGAAATAATACAACATGCAATCTTTGCCCTCTGAGAGCTCACAGTCTATTTAGGGAGATAGGCTGTACACAGGAAACAGTAACAAGGGCTGCCAGCTCCCAGCCCTCCCTCACTCCAGCTGTTCTCTCCAGTTCTTCCAGATGCCCTCCAGGTGTCTGCTGCCCCCCCAGGGCCCCGAGGCCGCCAGGCCCCAACCTCACCCCCACGCCTGATGGTGCATGAGGGGCAGGAGCTGGCACTGGGCTGCCTGGCGAGGACAAGCACACAGCAGCACACACACCTGGCTGTGTCCTTTGGGCGATCTGTGCCTGAGGCACCAGTTGGGCGAGCAACTCTGCAGGAAGTGGTGGGAATCCGGTCAGACTTGGCCGTGGAGGCCGGAGCTCCCTATGCTGAGCGACTGGCTGCAGGGGAGCTTCGTCTGGGCAAGGAAGGGACCGATCGGTACCGCATGGTAGTAGGGGGTGCCCAGGCAGGGGACGCAGGCACCTACCACTGCACTGCCGCTGAGTGGATTCAGGATCCTGATGGCAGCTGGGCCCAGATCGCAGAGAAAAGGGCTGTCCTGGCCCACGTGGACGTGCAGACACTGTGTAAGTACCACTTATACATCCCACTGTGGGAGCTGGGAGGGACAGTATCCTGGTGGGCGCTGTGGCCGCAGGGGGTACCAGAGAGCTATCATCTGACTCCAAGGAACTCATCTTCCACAGAGTGAGCAGCCTTGTTAGCATTTCTTTCCCCTCTGCCCTTGATGGGTTTTCTCTGCTCAGAAATTGGGTATAGAGCTAGGAGGCCCATGGCTGAGGAGTGAGATTCAAGCCCCCAAGTAGAAAGATGATCATACCCAGTGAGGGGCAGACAGGAGGTTTTGAAGTTGCTGCTGTcaaggaggaaacagaaaattgGGAATCAGGTGCCTCTGTGTCCCCTCCTGCCTCCATGACAcctcttccccttcctgtgttTCAGCCAGCCAGCTGGCAGTAACAGTGGGGCCTGGTGAACGTCGGATCGGCCCAGGGGAGCCCTTGGAACTGCTGTGCAATGTGTCAGGGGCGCTTCCCCCAGCAGGCCGTCATGCTGCATACTCTGTAGGTTGGGAGATGGCACCTGCGGGGGCACCTGGGCCTGGCCGCCTGGTAGCCCAGCTGGACACAGAGGGTGTGGGCAGCCTGGGCCCTGGCTATGAGGGCCGACACATTGCCATGGAGAAGGTGGCATCCAGAACATACCGGCTGCGGCTAGAGGCTGCCAGGCCTGGTGATGCGGGCACCTACCGCTGCCTCGCCAAAGCCTATGTTCGGGGGTCTGGGACCCGGCTTCGTGAAGCAGCCAGTGCCCGTTCCCGGCCTCTCCCTGTGCACGTGCGGGAGGAAGGTGAGAGGGGGCTGGGCCCTGGACAGGGTTTGAGGATTGTCAAccccttttccttctgtttccatGCCCCCCTCCCTCTCCATCAGCTGCTTGCATGCCACAGCCTCACGCTCCTCTTCTCCCAATATTGTGGGAATACCCTGAGTTTCCCGCGGCGGTGCTTGGCAGCAGCTCTGACCCCATGCTCCCTGGCCCTGCACCCTCTGACCCCATGTCCTTTGTTCCGCAGGCGTGGTGCTGGAGGCTGTGGCGTGGCTAGCAGGAGGCACAGTGTACCGGGGGGAGACTGCCTCCCTGCTGTGCAACATCTCTGTGCGGGGTGGCCCCCCAGGACTGCGGCTGGCCGCCAGCTGGTGGGTGGAGCGACCAGAGGACGGAGAGCTCAGCTCTGTCCCTGCCCAGCTGGTGGGTGGCGTGGGCCAGGATggtgtggcagagctgggagtcCGGCCTGGAGGAGGCCCTGTCAGCGTAGAGCTGGTGGGGCCCCGAAGCCATCGGCTGAGACTGCACAGCTTGGGGCCCGAGGATGAAGGCGTGTACCACTGTGCCCCCAGCGCCTGGGTGCAGCATGCTGACTACAGCTGGTACCAGGCGGGCAGTGCCCGCTCAGGGCCTGTTACAGTCTACCCCTACATGCATGGTAAGTGACACCCCTCCACCCTCTTCGCTCTGCCTTCCTGCCGGCCCCTGCTGCCGGCCTTCCCTTCCCATCTTCTCACCCTCCTGCTACTATCTCTCTCCTCCACATCCTGTCACATGAAGTCTCAAAAAATCCAACTTCCAGCCCTGCAGTGCCCACCTGCATGGGGTCCTCTGTGGTTGATGCTGACTTGCATGCTGAGAGGGCAGGCTGTGGGCAGGGATGGGGTGCCTGTGAATGGAGAAGGTGGGTTCAGAGAACTTGATGGGGAACGTGTAGAGGCAAGTGTGATGGGTGGAGGATGATGGCATCCTCTCTGAACAGTCATActctctcccccagccctggACACCCTGTTGGTGCCTCTGCTGGTGGGTACAGGCGTGGCCCTAGTCACTGGTGCCACTGTCCTTGGTACCATCACTTGCTGCTTCATGAAGAGGCTTCGAAAACGGTGATCTCTTACTCCCCAGGTGAGGGAAAAGAACCCCCCAACCTTGCTTTCACTGGGCTTCCCACCACCAAGTCCTGAACCAAGCTGCTCCCTTCCAGGCCCCACCTGGAGGAGGAGTAGGCAGCTCAGATCCACAGGGCCCTGTTAAGGGGTGGAGGCCACGAGGGAGCCCCACGCAGGGCTCTCTGTCCTTAGCTCACACTGGGTGCCCTTTTCAGGTCTTGCAGGTGTTGACTGTCTTCCGGCCCAGCTCCAAGCCCTCCTCTGGTTGCCTGGACACCCTCTCCCTCTGTCCACTCTTCCTTTAATTTATTTGACTTCCCACTACCCAGAATGGGAGACAtgcctccccttccccactccttCCCTCCCAAGCCCCTCCCTCTGGCCTTCTGTTCTTGATCTCACAGGGATCCTATAGGGAGGCCATTCCCCATCCTGGAATTAGTTTTTCTAAAAGGTGAATAAACTGGTTTTATAAAAAGCAGGCTTGGCTGTGTCTTCCCTACCATGAGACTGTAAAAGGCTCAGGGTGCACAGTAGGGAGGTGGTTGGGGGTTGACAACCTATTCTGGACGACCCAGGCCTCTCTTCCCACCACAAACACCATCTGGCCTCCGCGGGCCATGCCACCTACCCCAGGAGGGGACACCTGGGTTCCATCTGCTGCCTGAACTGTCAGGGCTGAGACAACTCCTGACTGGACTCCTACTTGGGGAGGGAAGCATAGAAAAGGAGGGTAGGTTCCAGCTGCATGTGGTCCCCCCTCCCCAGCTTCTCCCATGTTAAAGGGCATGGGCCTCTAGGGGCAGTGCCTTTTCTGAGCTCCCCAGACTTTCCCCCACTCTTCTTACTCTcctggtcaggctagtcttggacCTGAGTCCTCCCACTAGACCCTGGGGCTGCAATTCTTGTTCCTTCTGACTGACAGCAGCAGAATAGAAGCCTCAGAACACAACTGATACTCAGGCTGGGACAACAGGCAGTCAGGGGAGGGCCTGTGTGTCCACAGAGCCATTGCACCCGCATGTACTTGCTGTACCTGCATACACCCACTACCCGCATACACCCACTACACCCGCATATACCTGCTACACCCGCATATACCTGCTTCACCTGCCTATACCCACCCTGGGatctcctccctcccatccttcaGCTTCACCCCTCCTCCAGTGCCTCAGGAGTTTCATGAATTTTCTTGCCTAAGGATTCTCTGATCCTAAAATTCTTACCTGCACGGCACCTTAAGAGGCATCCAGTAGGCCTCCTTCAGttgttatttaaacatttattgagcattacGAGTTTGCTAAGtgtcatttttacagatgaggaaactgaggcccagatatGCGATTTGCCCAGAGTCATAGAGCTAATTAGCAAGTGTCAGGAGTAGGACCTAGGTCTCCTGACTTGTTGCACTGTACAGTGGTGCCCTGAGTGGTGACAGTGGCGAGGAGAGGTGTGGCAGGGTCCCAGTGACTTCAGCAGGCAGGAGGGGCctttccagcctcagtttctctgcttGTTCAGTTGCAAAGGGTTGGCTcctgtgtgagtgcgtgtgtctGGATACCAAGTAGCCCATCCCCTCTTGTCCAGACTCCCCTGTTTTTCTGAAACCCAAATGAATCCCCATTCCACACCCCAACGTCTGTTCTTAGGGGACCAGCCAATACCAGCATTCAGGAATCTCATCTTTCATGACAGGACCCCCTGGTGCCCTGTGACCTGAGGCAAAGATATCCGTGCTTTGACTGAAAGGAAGGGACTGGGACTTGGGTCCTCTCTGAGTGAACCCAAACTGTCTGGGCTCCTTCCATGGCCCCCTTTCTTGCTTCCAGAGGACCCATAGGACCCTGGCTGTGCCCATAGGACCCTGGCTGTGCCCATAGGACCCTGACTGTGCCCATAGGACCCTGGCTGTGCCCATAGGACCCTGACTGCGCCCATAGGACCCTGGCTGTCCAGCCTGGAACAGAAGACGGGTGCTTTCCCCAGGGGACTTATGAAAGGGCAGGAGTGGGATGTGGCCAGGGCCAAGGGAGAAGGTTCTTGCTGGGCCAGTGCTGCTATGTGGGAGACAGGCACTGTCCCAAGGCAGGCTCTCCTGGGCCTACGCTTTTCTCCAGGCCAGCGTCAGGTTCCTTGCACCCCTCTGCCCCTCTCAACTTGCCATTGTTCTTCCCCGCCATCCAGGAAGCTGCCGCTGGTGACTGGGATGTGATCAGGAagcaggtggaggtggggtgaGAATATGTGTCTTTGGGACACCCTGGCCCAGTTGGGCTGACAGCAGGCTGCAGACACATCCAGATGTTCTGACTCCTATCACTTCTCTCAGATTTTCTCCTACATTCAATCCTGCCTCCAGTCCTACAAGGGGTTCTGTCCTTTGCCCCTAAAACCCTTCCTGTTCCACCTCCCCCTGGCCTCCCCAGGAACCCCCTCAAGTCCTTCTGATGGCTTCATCTCTCTGTCGGGCCTGCTCAGCTTCCAGACAGCCCCTCCACTTGTCACTGCCCTGTTTCCACTGATGGTTGAGTTCCTGGGCCCAAAGTTAAACTCTTCAGCCTGGGCTTCGGGTCCCTTTCCCACACACAAAACCCTGCCCTTCACATTTCTCTGTCTGCTCCTGTGAGGATCCTCAGCTTCTTCTTAGCTTCTCTCATCTTCCTCTCAGCTACTCCTCAGTTTCTATACCCCATGTCCTGATATgacttccaagtctttgcttagAGCAcaggttctcaaagtgtggtccccagtCCAGCAGCAACAGCATGACCTGGGGACTTCTTAGGAATGCACATTTTTCTCTGACCCACCTCTTGGGTCAGAAACCCTTGGAGTGGAGCccaaaaatctgtgttttaataagccctccaggtgattccaatgcacACTGAAGATTTCTAACTCCTGACTTACATATTCCTTATGGCTTACACCGGCCCCACCCTCCTGATCACCCACACTCCTCCACCCTCCGTGGGACTGCACAGGTTGTCAGTTTGAATCATCCCTTGTTCGGTCGCCACAGGTCGATTCCTCTGTTTTCCCAGGTGCCCCTTATTTTGAGGACAGGAACCAGGTTTTTGAATGTCCACTCACATGGCACCCAATCAGTGATGTGAATGACTGTGCCCCAAGGACACACTGCTTTCCTAGGGGCTCCCTGTGTCCCAGCTCTAGTGAACCCACTTTCTAGatctctctctgtcccttcctcctcaggagctctctccctcttcctgcctGTGCCTGATACCTGTAAGATCTCACTCCACTGTAAGAAAATAGCCATCGCTGGTTTTCCTTTCCCAGGCCCTTCTCCAGGCCCCAGCTCAggcacctccctgctctgcctgctTCCCTGAACTTGCAGACTAAGGTCATTCACACCTTGCTGAGCCCCCTTGCACCCCTTCATCCTGGGGAGGGTGGAGCTAGGAGGGCACCCTCCTCATGTGTCCATCTTGGTGCGGCTCCTTTCTCCTTTGCTTCAGCTTGGCCTACCGTGTCATTAGACAGTTGTGCCATATGTGGGGAGGCTGGCAGAAGAGGTGAATGGGGTCTGCAATCCGTCCTACACTCTGCTCCCCAAGCCATGCACCCTGGTTTGGGGCTGTATCTGTCTGGAGGAAAAGGGTTCCTTTTTAgaatttgcacagaggtgttctACAGGTTAGTGGCAGCCCTGAGTGAACCAATTGTCTATTGGTCCATTTATGTATCTGTCAGCCGTCTTTATCTGCCACCATCTTCCCATCCAACCCCCAAAAGTCCATCCTTCTGTGCATACATCCACTCATGAACAAATGTGAAGGTCAAACACAGACTGGCATGTtcacctggccccaccctccaTTTCCCTGAAATCAGGACCCCTCCCTTCCATACTGGATTCTAGACTTGAGATTCTGGGGGATGGGGACTTTCCAACGTTAGCACATTTCCAGGGGCTTTGcctgccttctcctcctcctcctccttctcctccgaTATGCAGTTCCCCATGTACCTGTGTCTGGCCCCCGGTCTGCCACAGGGGTCCGGAGGAAGCTGGTCACACCTTGGACTCACTTTCTGGGGGTGGCAGGCAGCCATTCTGCTCCTTGTCGGCCCCAGCTTCCCCacccgccccctcccccgccccctcctcctccaccttctcaTCCAGCCGGCTGGGGATGGACCAGTAGAGATGGGCATCAAGGCGGGCCGCAGCCTCTGCCAGCTCTCGAGCACTGCATGAAGGTGTGGGCACCTCAAAAGTCTCGTGAAAGCTGGCATAGTCCACCTCGTAGAAGCCGTCCTCCAGAGTCAGCACTGACGTGAAGCGGTGGCCCCACAGCACCTCGTCTACCAGGTAGGAGCTCCGAGCTTGGCATGTCATTCCTGAGAGGAGGGGCATGAGTCAGGGGGGATCTCAGCTCCaggcttccctctcctcttctcattCCACAACCCTACTCCCAGCATCCTCCCTTCTATTCCTTCCTAAGGGCTCCCACCTCCCTTTGGTCCAGTCCATTTTCTCCCCTGCCCTACCTCCTGTTCTTACCCAGCTCCCTCACCTCTTCTCCATTTGCCCCAATTCCTCTTCATCTCCAgctcttttttcccctcctgtCATTTGGTGATGCCAGCCAAAAAATGCTTAACCTTGAAACTAACCTTGGGGATCATCTAGTCCAACTTCTCACTCCATATAGGGCTCCCCAAAGGGGCATTTCTAACAATGGGCATCTGGCTTGTGCTTGATTACCTCCCAGGATTGATAGCTCACTACTTCATAAAGGACCCACTCCTTTGTATGATAGCTCTAATAGGTGGGTTGTTCTTTATACAGAGCTAAAACCTGTCCCCTGGGATTTCCAACCCTTAGCGTCATTCCTCTCCCACTTCACAGTCCTTTGAGTATCTGAAAACAGGAGTCTCAGATTCCCTCATGTTTTCTCTTCTTGACTTAACATCCCTGGCTTCCTCCACGATTCCTCATTTGACCTGGTTTTCCAAAATTCTACTTGTTTGATTACAAGCCAGAATGGCCAAGGAGGGCCCTTTAAGCATTTTGAGTGTAGTAAATTTTCCAACTGTGGCCTGCTCCGCGCATAAGAGAAGGTGCACCATCTCTCTCTTCTGGCCATGACGCTTTCACTAATAGGGCCCAGGATAACATTACATAATCATTTTGGAGGCTGCATCACATTGCTACGACATCAAGCCTGTAGCCAACTAAAACTCCCAGTTCTTTTTTTCACCAGTGCTCTTCCATGCTGTGCTTacataagtgatttttttaaagcctaaatgtagaattttatatttattccttttaaatgtCATCTTGCTGGGGTTTGGCTCATTATTCTTGCTTTTCAAAAGCGTCTTGAATCCTGACTGTCTCACCCAAAATATTACCATCCTTTCCAGCTTTATCTCTCTAGAAAAACAGACAGATTCCTATCCTTATCTCCTCTGTCCTGGTCCTCCCTGTCCGGGGCCTGTGTCTTATCTTCCTGTTGGACTGGTGCACCCCTTAGGGCAGGTCATTCTCCTTTCTGTCACAGGGTCTTGCCCCCAACCCGTATCCATCTCGGAACAAGGGGAAACAGAAGAGTGCACATTAGCTAACCGGAGAGTGGCTGTCAGCTCGGAAAGCCTGGCCCTGAGACATTGGTATTTCTCAGTGAAGCTGGGATAGAAAATATCCagtgggagagagaagaaagaggcatAAGGGACACTGGGCAGAGAAGGGCTTCGAGGaggagagggcagggctgggggtaCAAAGAGAAAAGAGGGCCGGGCAGGAACTTCACTGGAGGGTGAGGGGCCTGCCTGAGATACTGGCAAAAAAGGAGTGACagctggagagagaggaaagggaacgGGGTgaatgggggaaggggaaagagtCGGGGTTAAGCAGGAATGGGAACAGTGATGGGGAGGTGGGGTTGGGGTGTGAAGCGGAGGCTCAGCCTAAAGGGGCCAGGGAAAGGATCTGAAGGCACCAGCTTGTCAGCGAAGCCGGCAGGGAGCATCAGCAACTCTGGCTTCAGAAGCAGGGACTGCCGCGCCCCCTAGTGGGCCTTTGGTCCTCCACCCGCAGTTTCCTCATCCTCATCCATCCTCTAGATCTCAAGTCCTAAGTAAACTCCTTTGCGACTCCTGTAACACTGGTCTTTTCCCACCTGCTTCCAAAGCCTTCACTGTGTAGGTCTGGGTTGGACTTATTGACATCACAGATGAGTTGCCAGTTCCTTTTGGAAAAGGGCTAGAAATGGTAACATCATCTATATCCCTTGTCAGTGGAAATGGATGAattgggaaaccgaggcagaaGTGAGACCAGGTATTAAGCTCCCCTCAAGATCCAGCCTAGAAATAACTCAGGCAATGGAAAACCTTCACCGTCAAATTCCAGGGGCCTGATCCTGGCTGCAGTGAGAAAACCCCTGAACCTAACCCTTCCTTCCAACTCGGGACCACTAAACATTGAAGCCACATTGCCTATGTCCAATCCAGGCATGGCCACTTATTGGCTTAGGAAAGTGGACAATTTCCTTAACTTCTCATTGGAGCAATCTCGTCTCTGAAAATTGAGCACAATAACAAGAAGTTACCTTTAATCTTGTTAGGATTAAATCAACTCAGAGGTGGAAAGTGCTTTGGAACTGTGCATGACACAGGGTGAGTACTGGCTGAGCACTAGCTATTATTACTCTCCCTATTCCAAGTGACACATTCCtctgggcccagggccccacGCCAGTGCCATTTCGAAGAATTCCTCCAAGCTTTCTCTTGGCCTTCTGCAGCGTTGCTCAGCTCCACCTCCACCCCCGACCCCTGTCTCACCTCACTCTGTCATCCTCCACCAGCCCCTCCACccatcctccccacctcccctggcCCCTCGTCTTGCCCCTGCCTTCCTGGGCCCTGCCCACCCTCTGCCAGCCCCGCTCCCCTCCCCAGGCCCGCTCGCACCCGTGGCTTCCACCATGCCCTCGAGGATGACAACGATCTCGAAGTCGTCCCTCTCGAGGGCACGGCGCGACGCCTCCCAGAAGGGGCTGGCAGCGTCGATCTCGTGGCTGATAACCAGCGGCGAGACGAGGAAGAGGCGGTCGTCTCCCGTGTCGAAGCCCACGCTGAGGTCGGTCTGGTGCAGCGGGATAAACTCGCCCTCCAGCGTCTGGCGCGAGCGGATGAGCTTGGCGCGGATGGAGGCCTCCACTATGTGTGAGGAGCGCAAGTCGCCCACGCGGAACATGAGGCAGAGGCGCCCGTCGCGTAGCGACACCACGGCGTGCGAGGAGAAGACGAGCGTGGCGGCGCGCTTGTTGGGCTGAGAGATCTTGACGAACATGCAGCCCACCATGAAGGCGTTCACCATGGAGCCGAGGATggcctgcagcagcagcagcacgaTGCCCTCGGGGCACTGGTCGGTGATGACGCGGTGCCCGTAGCCGATGGTGGTCTCGGTCTCGATGGAGAAGAGGAAGGCGGCCACAAAGCCGTTGAGGTTGTTGACGCACGGCGTCCACGCGGTGTCCTCCAGGTGCTCCAGGTCGCCGCGGCCGTAGGCGATCAGCCACCAGATGGCGCCGAAGAAGAGCCAGGTGAGCGCGTAGGCCAGCACGAAGAACAACAGGCTGAGGCGCCACTGCAGGTCCACCAGCGTGGTGAACAGGTCGGTCAGGTAGCGGTATGTCTCGCGCACGTTGCCCTGCTGCACGTTGCACCTGCCATCCTTCTCCACGTAGCGCTGGCGGCCGCGGCGCCGCGGCGGCTCCTCCGGCCCGGGCGAGAAGGCAGCGTTCTCCTGCGCCATGGCGGCCGCGTCAGGACCAGCGCTGCGGGCGCCTGGAGTGCGGCGGGGGCCCGAGCTGCCGCCACCCGCCGCGCGTCGCTGGGCGCCTCGGCGGCGTCGGGGATCCTGGAGGGGCTTAATAAAGGTTTGCCGAATGAGTGGCCCCTCGGGAGATGGGGAGACACGGGACATCAGGGCCAGCACCGAGCCCTGAGGGCCCTGGGCGAGTCCCTTCGTGTTTCCCAGCCTCTATTTCTGGGAATAACACATTCAGCCCTAACTGCCCCCCAGGCTCAGAAAGTGGTGAGGGTCAAATGGAATAATGTACCTGAACTGGATAGAACTGTAGAAGTTCCACGATGATTTTCAGGGGAAAGAGGTACCAGGGATCTTGGTGCCATCACCTCCAGCTGGGGTGTGCAGCGCCTCTGGGGCAGCCCCGCGGCCAAAGACCCAGGCCCAGATCCCCCTAGTGACTTCCTGAAATCACTAGACTGGggacttttttggggggg
This region of Macaca fascicularis isolate 582-1 chromosome 1, T2T-MFA8v1.1 genomic DNA includes:
- the IGSF8 gene encoding immunoglobulin superfamily member 8 — its product is MGALRPTLLPPSPPLLLLLLMLGMGCWAREVLVPEGPLYRVTGTAVSISCNVTGYEGPAQQNFEWFLYRPEAPDTALGIVSTKDTQFSYAIFKSRVVAGEVQVQRLQGDAVVLKIARLQAQDAGIYECHTPSTDTRYLGSYSGKVELRVLPDALQVSAAPPGPRGRQAPTSPPRLMVHEGQELALGCLARTSTQQHTHLAVSFGRSVPEAPVGRATLQEVVGIRSDLAVEAGAPYAERLAAGELRLGKEGTDRYRMVVGGAQAGDAGTYHCTAAEWIQDPDGSWAQIAEKRAVLAHVDVQTLSSQLAVTVGPGERRIGPGEPLELLCNVSGALPPAGRHAAYSVGWEMAPAGAPGPGRLVAQLDTEGVGSLGPGYEGRHIAMEKVASRTYRLRLEAARPGDAGTYRCLAKAYVRGSGTRLREAASARSRPLPVHVREEGVVLEAVAWLAGGTVYRGETASLLCNISVRGGPPGLRLAASWWVERPEDGELSSVPAQLVGGVGQDGVAELGVRPGGGPVSVELVGPRSHRLRLHSLGPEDEGVYHCAPSAWVQHADYSWYQAGSARSGPVTVYPYMHALDTLLVPLLVGTGVALVTGATVLGTITCCFMKRLRKR